A stretch of DNA from Acidimicrobiales bacterium:
CTTCGGCAGCTCGAGCGGCGGGTCGATCAGCGTCTGTGGGGGCACGTTGGCTCGGTAGTAGTTGAGTCCCGGAGTGAGCGAGCCGTTCTTCTCCAGGTCTCTGATCACACCGTCGGTGTCCGGGTGGTGGGCCCAGGCACGGAAGTTGGCCCAGTCGTTGTCGGACAACCAGTGCTCGGCGACTCCCTCGAACTGGAAGAGAAGCATGTACCAGCTCTTCTCTCTCTGCTCGAACCCCGCCGACGCGAACGAAAGTGGATGCCCCACCGACAGGACCACCAACCGGTCGACTCTGTCGGCGGCGAAGGAGGCCATTCCCCACGCCACTGCCGACCCCCAATCGTGGCCGACCACGTGCGCCTTCTCGACCCCGAGCCGGTCGAGGATCGCGACAGGGTCGGCAGCGAGGAAGAGGAGGTTGTACGCGTCCACGCCGGCCGGCTTGTCGGACAACCCGTAGCCGCGCAGGTCGGGAACGATCAATCGGTAACCCGCCGCGGCGAGCGGCTCGATCTGCTTCGTCCACAACCGGCCGGTATCCGGAAAGCCATGGAGCAGCAACACCGGTGTTCCTTTTTCCGGACCGTACAGCTCCACGTTGAGCTTGACGCCTCCACTGTCGACTTGCATAAGAGCTTCTCCTCTACGAGATCGCGGCGAGCAGCTCGGTCCTCGTCGGGCCGAGCGGCGGCTGGTCGGATGCCTCGACGTCGCGGTCGAGGATCTCCATGACGGTGGGGTCTTGCGCTACTTCGTCCGAACGCCGGAGGAGCATCCCGATTTCTAGGTTGGCGCGAAGGAAGTCCGGGTTCTCGAGCGAGAGTCCTTCGAGAGCTTTGGTGAGGCTCCACTCCGAGTTGGTGTCGGTGAACGGCTTGCCGGCGATGATCGCATCGACCTCGGCGAGCCGAGCGCGGTCGAACCCGAGAGTTGCGCGGTAGTAGGGCTCGACCTCCGTGCGGGTCAGCTCGTACCAGACCGACGCCAGCTTCCACGGGTCCGCATCGCCGTTGTCGCGTATTACGTCGCGCAGAAGTGCCGCGTGCATCAGCCCGATGCTCGCGCCGCGCCCCAACGAAGGGTTCGTGCACGACCACGAATCGCCGACGGCCAGGACCCCCGTCACGACGGGTTTGCCGCCGGGCGCGTATTCGCGAATCCGGTCTTCTATCTTCGCCATGACTGCAACGCCGTCGTCTATCGGCTCGCCGTCGATCCAGTGGGCGGCGAGGGGCAGCGTCCTGATGGCGCATTCCCATTTCTTCGGGTCGCTCGCGGCTCGCAGGGCCGAATCCTTGGAGCTGGCGATGATGGTTACCGACCAGGTGCCGTTGTCCGCGGGGAGGGTGAGAGCCGAGACGCTGCCGTAGTCCTGCTTCAGCGGACCGAACATCGCCGGGAGGGAACCGTCGGCGGACCGGAAATGCCTTCCGTAGTACCTGAAGCCCGAGTCTTCGAGCTCTTCGGGAACCGCCGGCCCGCCGGCGTCGGCGATCCACCTGGGCAGGGGCGAACGCCTCCCGGTCGCATCGACGACAAGGTCGGTGTCGATGCGTTCCCCGTTCTCGAGCTCTACCCCGACCGCGTTGGGCACGCTGCCGTTCGCGGCCGGGCCGGTGACCAGGCCCCGGACCGCGACCCCTCTGCGTACGGTCAGGCCAGGAGCTTCCTCCGCGACACGGGCCGTGACCGACTCGACCACCGTGCGCCTACCGGTGATCACATCGAATCGGTTGTCGTCGGGGCGAGACCCGCCTTTCATCTCGTCGGGGATGTTGTCGGCGATGTTGTAGCGGCACGCGCCGGCGGCGGCTAGGGCGTCGACCAGTTCCGGCAGCTCCGCCTCGGCGATCGACCTGAAGCGGGCGAGGAAGAAGTGGGGCAGGCGGAACTGGTTGACTCCCCGACGTTCCCAAGCGGTCCACGACTGGTCCGGATCCGGTGGCGCCGCGCCGTCGCGTTCCAGCAGCGTCACGTCGTGCCCGTCCTTTGCCAGGAGCATCCCGGTGCAGAGCCCGACCATTCCGCCGCCTGAGATGACGATCCTCATGGTGTCCCCTTAACTCGCTTTAACTCGTTGCCTGACGTGAGCCGGTGGGGCCGAGGGTAGCGGTGACGGCGGACCCGGGAAAGCGAAACCGGTCACATGTTGAAGTCTGCCTCCTGGGGCAGAGTCGGGGGGCAGTGTCGGAGTGCAGTGTCAGAGGGCAGAGCCGGGGGCGAGAACGTAGAGTTGACCAGGTAATCGGACATCGACTCGGACATCGACCCGGACATCGACCCGGACATCGACTCGGACATCGACCCGGACATCGACTCGGACATCGACTCGGCTGTCGGCAAGGGGGACACCCATGGCGCCCGCACTGAACCACACCATCGTCTTGTGCCGGGACAAGAAGGTTTCCTCCGGCTACCTTTCGGAGATCCTGGGGCTGGGCGAACCCAAAGCGTTCGGGCCGTTTCTCGTCGTCGAGGTGGACAACGGCGTGTCGCTCGACTTCCACGACCACTGGAATCCCGAAGCCGAAATCGAGTCTCAGCACTACGCGTTTCTCGTCTCGGAAGCGGAGTTCGACGAGATATTCGGGCGGATCGAGGAGCGAGGCCAGGAGTACTGGGCCGATCCGATGCTCAGCCGCAGCGGACAAATCAACCGGAACGATGGCGGGCGAGGCTGCTACTTCCGTGACCCCGACGGGCACCTGCTCGAGATCATCACTCGGCCGTACGGGAGCGGCTGAGCCTGGTCGGCCTGGTCGGGTTGTCGGCCTGGTCGGACTGGTTGGTTGGTCGAGTCGGTCAGTCGGCCGGCGCAGTGGCCGGCTCGAGGCTGAGAGCCGGTGCGGCCTCGGGGACGACCGGATGCGTCCTCGGAATGAAGAAGGAAGCCGCCAGCGCGACGAGGGTCACGATGGAGGCGGTGAGGAACGCGCGGTCGTATCCGGAGGTGAGCGCCTGCTTCACCGAAGTCGAGTGGATGACCGCGTGCGTCCGGGCGGTCGCGACTGTCGCCAGTGCCGCGAGGCCAATGGAGCCACCAACCTGCCTGGACGTGTTCAAAAGCCCTGACGCCAAGCCCGCCATTTGCATGGGGACCCCGCTCGTCGCCGTCTGAGCAAGAGGAGTAAACGACAGCCCCACCCCGAACGACGTCATCAACGTTCCCGGCAGGACACCGGAGAGGTACATGCTCGAAGCGTTCAGTTGGGCTATCCAGACGAACCCCACTGCGACGAGAACCAGGCCCAGCGTCAACACGCGCGGCGCGCCCAAGCGGCTGATGAGCCTGATGCTTCCCTGCGCGCCGGCGATGATCGCCAGGCCCATCGG
This window harbors:
- a CDS encoding alpha/beta fold hydrolase; the protein is MQVDSGGVKLNVELYGPEKGTPVLLLHGFPDTGRLWTKQIEPLAAAGYRLIVPDLRGYGLSDKPAGVDAYNLLFLAADPVAILDRLGVEKAHVVGHDWGSAVAWGMASFAADRVDRLVVLSVGHPLSFASAGFEQREKSWYMLLFQFEGVAEHWLSDNDWANFRAWAHHPDTDGVIRDLEKNGSLTPGLNYYRANVPPQTLIDPPLELPKVTVPTMGVWSTGDFALTEHQMTGSSEFVAAPWRYERVEGPGHWLQWEAPDQVNALLLDFLSG
- a CDS encoding VOC family protein; translation: MAPALNHTIVLCRDKKVSSGYLSEILGLGEPKAFGPFLVVEVDNGVSLDFHDHWNPEAEIESQHYAFLVSEAEFDEIFGRIEERGQEYWADPMLSRSGQINRNDGGRGCYFRDPDGHLLEIITRPYGSG